From the Garra rufa chromosome 17, GarRuf1.0, whole genome shotgun sequence genome, one window contains:
- the LOC141289619 gene encoding enhancer of filamentation 1-like — translation MKYKNLMAKALYDNVPESPEELAFRKGDILTVIEQNTGGLEGWWLCSLHGRQGIAPGNRLKLLIGPMFEGQMPASPSPPPGHALQQRPLTPQGVYQVPPSHQSPQGQGIYQIPPSKDVYQVPQRSALKVDGTPSKVVTPVRVGQTYAYSPAADSSHDLYDVPPIRPQGVYDIPAGKQSGQHSIPRAQGLYDTPPSQDLRSKGLYDIPPTSQGVYSTPPCQNNVAQDEGNYDFPQPSRHKQEGIYDVPPPSLSKASPCSNYDFPPSSEPMSRRGMNDSAGIYDVPASQLATGGSQDLYDIPRGMPQHRHASSERDRNKSVYDIPPGDSRLLGDVTEGVNRLSFSSTGSTRSSMSTSSSSAGSPAEGRLALDLDSAVQRLTRLQQGLESSVGTLQTLVASPHWRTYSFMDRHTNEVRVSLERVKCTLAEFLAFGRGAAVNATTLSDPGLHSKLRRQLQRLEDSHQILQQTHQTLENNSWALNILATGAKHHNKSDELERFVMVSRTVPDDAKQLASTIGGSAELLFRRAPIEGIVHPFTCTPTEDDSYGAQTKPFPVSHDKANMNSEKCVKSWMEDYDYVHLQGKDEFERQQKELLEKENITKQNKVQLGQEQLNQFKQLEQEVIKPVENDITKWISHQHSTGSSSSSPDSSSNFSMGGGAPVCLRDRQLLGFYADQCEQHFVTLLNAVDAFFGCVKAGQPPRIFVAHGKFVILSAHKLVFIGDTLSRQATVAEVANRVMNLSNMLCEMLKTVVGATKIAALHYPNTAAVQEMVDRVTDLSHLAQQFKAQLSQMAGL, via the exons AATCTAATGGCTAAAGCGCTATATGACAACGTTCCGGAATCCCCAGAAGAGCTGGCGTTCCGGAAAGGCGACATTTTGACCGTCATCGAGCAGAACACTGGCGGCCTAGAGGGATGGTGGCTTTGTTCGCTTCACGGCCGTCAGGGCATCGCACCTGGCAACCGGCTCAAACTGCTTATCGGACCAATGTTTGAAGGACAGATGCCTGCATCCCCTTCCCCCCCACCGGGTCACGCCCTCCAGCAGAGGCCGCTCACACCTCAGGGTGTGTACCAAGTGCCGCCATCCCACCAGAGCCCACAGGGACAGGGCATCTACCAGATCCCTCCATCCAAAGACGTGTACCAAGTTCCACAGAGAAGCGCGCTGAAAGTGGATGGGACTCCCAGCAAG GTGGTGACCCCAGTCCGTGTAGGGCAAACGTACGCTTACAGTCCTGCAGCAGATTCATCTCATGACCTCTACGATGTTCCTCCGATTCGGCCACAGGGG GTGTACGATATTCCGGCGGGCAAACAATCCGGACAACACAGCATTCCCAGAGCCCAAGGCCTCTATGACACCCCTCCTTCCCAAGACCTGCGATCAAAAGGACTGTATGACATACCGCCAACATCACAAGGG GTGTACTCCACGCCACCTTGTCAGAATAACGTCGCACAAGATGAAGGGAATTATGACTTTCCGCAGCCTTCGAGGCACAAGCAAGAAGGTATATATGACGTTCCACCACCGTCACTCTCCAAAGCTTCCCCATGCTCCAACTACGACTTCCCGCCCAGCTCTGAGCCGATGTCCCGAAGGGGCATGAACGACAGCGCCGGCATCTACGACGTTCCCGCCAGCCAACTGGCCACAGGTGGATCTCAGGACTTGTACGATATTCCACGTGGAATGCCGCAGCACCGACACGCTTCCTCTGAAAGAGACAGGAATAAATCAGTTTACGATATTCCACCAGGAGACTCTCGGTTACTCGGTGACGTGACCGAAGGCGTCAACCGCTTGTCGTTTTCCAGCACGGGAAGCACTCGCAGCAGTATGTCGACGTCTTCTTCCTCCGCCGGATCACCTGCCGAGGGCCGTCTAGCGTTGGATCTAGACTCTGCGGTCCAGAGGTTGACTCGCCTCCAGCAAGGTCTGGAGTCTTCAGTTGGCACCCTACAAACTCTTGTGGCATCACCTCACTGGCGAACGTACAGCTTCATGGACCGTCACACCAATGAGGTCCGCGTTTCATTGGAGCGCGTCAAGTGTACACTTGCAGAGTTTCTTGCATTTGGTCGTGGAGCGGCTGTGAATGCCACTACATTGTCTGATCCAGGTTTGCACTCTAAGTTGAGACGCCAGTTGCAACGACTGGAAGATTCCCATCAGATTCTTCAACAAACACACCAGACTCTTGAAAACAATAGTTGGGCGCTTAACATCCTAGCAACGGGTGCAAAGCATCACAACAAGAGTGATGAACTGGAACGTTTTGTAATGGTGTCACGGACAGTGCCTGACGATGCCAAGCAGCTGGCTTCAACAATAGGGGGCAGTGCAGAGCTGCTTTTCCGCAGAGCACCAATAGAAGGCATTGTTCACCCCTTTACTTGCACCCCAACGGAGGATGACAGTTATGGAGCCCAGACCAAACCTTTCCCGGTATCACACGACaaagcaaacatgaacagcgagaAATGCGTTAAAAGCTGGATGGAAGATTATGACTACGTCCACCTACAG GGGAAAGATGAATTCGAACGACAACAGAAGGAACTTTTAGAAAAGGAGAACATCACCAAACAGAACAAAGTCCAACTTGGACAAGAACAG CTAAACCAGTTCAAACAGCTTGAACAGGAAGTGATCAAACCCGTAGAGAACGACATCACCAAATGGATCTCCCACCAACACTCAACaggctcctcctcctcctctccagACTCCTCCTCTAATTTCTCCATGGGAGGCGGAGCTCCGGTGTGTTTGCGTGATCGCCAACTGTTGGGCTTCTACGCGGACCAATGCGAACAGCACTTTGTGACTCTGCTCAATGCGGTAGATGCTTTTTTCGGCTGCGTGAAGGCCGGGCAACCTCCACGAATCTTCGTTGCGCATGGCAAATTCGTTATTCTCAGCGCCCACAAGCTTGTGTTTATCGGGGACACGCTGTCGAGACAAGCCACAGTGGCTGAAGTGGCGAATCGC